A region from the Vicia villosa cultivar HV-30 ecotype Madison, WI linkage group LG3, Vvil1.0, whole genome shotgun sequence genome encodes:
- the LOC131659893 gene encoding uncharacterized protein LOC131659893, giving the protein MRLFPTSMTSILDNLSFNDTKTIEEKSASATASSVSLNEKAESSEKPIEQEKGEASLLEAEKKKLEDKSAETNEKAANNEFYLSPILDASTVTSILDNLSFNDTKTIEEKSASAAASSGRPLFWKQRNKNLKTSLQKQMRSQLLYLFESLSVDAASAVFPILDALTVTSILDNLSFNDPKTIEEKSAFAAASSVSLNEKAESSEKPTEQAKAEASVLEAEKKKLEDKSAETNEKPATSEFYLDAASAVSPILDASTMIQRPLMRNLLLQRLLLLISMRRQNHLRSQLNRQKRRLLFWKQRRKNLKTSLQKQIRSQLPVSSTNLLESFSVDVASAVSPILDASTVTSILDNLSFNDIKTIEEKSASAAASSVSLNEKAESSENPTEQAKGDASLWEVEKKKLEDKSAETNEKTTTMDTASVVSPILDASTKSASTSASSVSLNEKAESSEKPTEQAKAEASLLEAEKKKLEDKSVETNEKPATSEFYLDAASAVSPILDASTMTQRQLMRNLLLQRLLLLVSMRRQNHLRSQLSRQKGRLLFWKHRRKNLKTSLQKQMRRQLTMSSTNLLESLSVDVASAVSPILDASTVTSILDNLSFNDTKTIEEKSASAAASSVSLNEKAESSEKPTEQGTRLFGKKRRKNLKTSLQKQMSSQLPERPLFWEVEKKKLEDKSAETNEKPTTSEFYLDAASALSPILDASTMTQRQLMRNLLLLRLLLLVSMRRQNHLRSQLSSQKNLLESLSVDVASAVSPILDASTVTSILDNLSFNDTKTIEEKSASAAPSSVSLNEMAESSEKPTEQAKGDASLWEVEK; this is encoded by the exons ATGCGATTGTTTCCAACTTCAA TGACTTCTATTTTAGATAACTTGAGTTTCAATGACACAAAGAcaattgaagagaaatctgcttctGCAACGGCTTCTTCTGTTAGTCTCAATGAGAAGGCAGAATCATCTGAGAAGCCAATTGAGCAGGAAAAAG GGGAGGCTTCTCTTTTGGAAGCAGAGAAGAAAAAACTTGAAGACAAGTCTGCAGAAACAAATGAGAAGGCAGCTAACAATGAGTTCTACT TGTCTCCTATTTTGGATGCTTCTACAGTGACTTCTATTTTAGATAACTTGAGTTTCAATGACACAAAGAcaattgaagagaaatctgcttctGCAGCGGCTTCTTCT GGGAGGCCTCTCTTTTGGAAGCAGAGAAATAAAAACTTGAAGACAAGTCTGCAGAAACAAATGAGAAGCCAACTACTA TATCTTTTTGAATCACTTTCAGTGGACGCTGCTTCTGCAGTGTTTCCTATTTTGGATGCTTTAACAGTGACTTCTATTTTAGATAATTTGAGTTTCAATGACCCAAAGAcaattgaagagaaatctgcttttgCAGCGGCTTCTTCTGTTAGTCTCAATGAGAAGGCAGAATCATCTGAGAAGCCAACTGAGCAGGCAAAAG CGGAGGCTTCTGTTTTGGAAGCAGAGAAGAAAAAACTTGAAGACAAGTCTGCAGAAACAAATGAGAAGCCAGCTACCAGTGAGTTCTACT TGGATGCTGCTTCTGCAGTATCTCCTATTTTGGATGCTTCAACAATGATACAAAGACCATTGATGAGAAATCTGCTTCTACAGCGGCTTCTTCTGTTAATCTCAATGAGAAGGCAGAATCATCTGAGAAGCCAACTGAACAGGCAAAAG CGTAGGCTTCTCTTTTGGAAGCAGAGAAGAAAAAACTTGAAGACAAGTCTGCAGAAACAAATTAGAAGCCAGCTACCTGTGAGTTCTACT aatcttcttgaatcattttCAGTGGATGTTGCTTCTGCAGTCTCTCCTATTTTGGATGCTTCTACAGTGACTTCTATTTTAGATAACTTGAGTTTCAATGACATAAAGAcaattgaagagaaatctgcttctGCTGCGGCTTCTTCTGTTAGTCTCAATGAGAAGGCAGAATCATCTGAGAATCCAACTGAGCAGGCAAAAG GGGATGCATCTCTTTGGGAAGTAGAGAAGAAAAAACTTGAAGACAAGTCTGCAGAAACAAATGAGAAGACAACTACCA TGGACACTGCTTCTGTAGTGTCTCCTATTTTGGATGCTTCTACA AAATCTGCTTCTACATCGGCTTCTTCTGTTAGTCTCAATGAGAAGGCAGAATCATCTGAGAAGCCAACTGAGCAGGCAAAAG CGGAGGCTTCTCTTTTGGAAGCAGAGAAGAAAAAACTTGAAGACAAGTCTGTAGAAACAAATGAGAAGCCAGCTACCAGTGAGTTCTACT TGGATGCTGCTTCTGCAGTATCTCCTATTTTGGATGCTTCAACAATGACACAAAGACAATTGATGAGAAATCTGCTTCTACAGCGGCTTCTTTTGTTAGTCTCAATGAGAAGGCAGAATCATCTGAGAAGCCAACTGAGCAGGCAAAAG GGGAGGCTTCTCTTTTGGAAGCATAGAAGAAAAAACTTGAAGACAAGTCTGCAGAAACAAATGAGAAGGCAGCTAACAATGAGTTCTACT AATCTTCTTGAATCACTTTCAGTGGATGTTGCTTCTGCAGTCTCTCCTATTTTGGATGCTTCTACTGTGACTTCTATTTTAGATAACTTGAGTTTCAATGACACAAAGAcaattgaagagaaatctgcttctGCAGCGGCTTCTTCTGTTAGTCTCAATGAGAAGGCAGAATCATCTGAGAAGCCAACTGAGCAG GGGACGCGTCTCTTtgggaagaagagaagaaaaaactTGAAGACAAGTCTGCAGAAACAAATGAGTAGCCAGCTACCA GAGAGGCCTCTCTTTTGGGAAGTAGAGAAGAAAAAACTTGAAGACAAGTCTGCAGAAACAAATGAGAAGCCAACTACCAGTGAGTTCTACT TGGATGCTGCTTCTGCATTATCTCCTATTTTGGATGCTTCAACAATGACACAAAGACAATTGATGagaaatctgcttctactgcggCTTCTTCTGTTAGTCTCAATGAGAAGGCAGAATCATCTGAGAAGCCAACTGAGCAGTCAAAAG AATCTTCTTGAATCACTTTCAGTGGATGTTGCTTCTGCAGTCTCTCCTATTTTGGATGCTTCTACAGTGACTTCTATTTTAGATAACTTGAGTTTCAATGACACAAAGAcaattgaagagaaatctgcttctGCAGCGCCTTCTTCTGTTAGTCTCAATGAGATGGCAGAATCATCTGAGAAGCCAACTGAGCAGGCAAAAG GGGATGCTTCTCTTTGGGAAGTAGAGAAGTAA